In Aedes albopictus strain Foshan chromosome 3, AalbF5, whole genome shotgun sequence, the following are encoded in one genomic region:
- the LOC134283961 gene encoding transcription factor ovo-like homolog lin-48 produces MENTCNFCASQDASVVKLDEDYSTEKLSTIRIATRHLWFTHDELKSFYICDPCRNKLLEFHHFYNQVRKLYSAESAVDKGKLESVSIATTTTVEEIELKPAAVEPEPVEDHVEHISGDDDQQSMDTSESGNHPKEKLPKDPPSKTEYLPTITDEDIRIFCQMACHICSEEFDYFVDLKHHCTQEHSSKCYVYCCNNRFDDMFRLKEHILVHLKPDTFRCERCDKNFTSKRSLLRHLRCTAHLNTEDL; encoded by the exons ATGGAAAACACTTGCAATTTTTGCGCTAGCCAAGATGCAAGCGTCGTGAAACTCGACGAAGATTATTCCACGGAAAAGTTATCCACTATACGCATAGCAACAAGGCACTTGTGGTTTACG CACGACGAGCTAAAATCATTCTACATTTGCGATCCCTGTCGGAACAAGCTTCTGGAGTTTCATCACTTTTACAACCAAGTTAGAAAACTCTACTCTGCAGAATCAGCAGTAGACAAAGGCAAATTGGAATCCGTTTCAatagccaccaccaccaccgtcgAAGAGATTGAACTCAAACCTGCTGCGGTAGAACCAGAACCAGTTGAAGACCATGTAGAACATATTTCCGGTGATGACGACCAACAATCAATGGATACGTCAGAAAGCGGTAATCATCCGAAAGAAAAGCTTCCCAAAGATCCACCAAGCAAGACAGAATATCTCCCAACAATCACCGATGAAGACATTCGCATCTTCTGCCAAATGGCATGTCACATCTGCTCGGAAGAATTCGATTACTTCGTAGATCTCAAGCATCACTGCACCCAAGAACACAGCTCGAAGTGCTACGTGTACTGCTGTAACAATCGTTTTGACGATATGTTCAGACTTAAAGAGCACATTCTTGTTCATCTTAAGCCGGACACTTTTCGCTGCGAAAGATGTGACAAAAACTTCACTTCAAAGCGTAGCCTACTCCGACACTTGAGATGCACCGCTCATCTTAACACCGAAGACTTGTGA
- the LOC109399080 gene encoding GDNF-inducible zinc finger protein 1, whose protein sequence is MENTCGFCAHQDQSVVALQEDYSTGNPSIVNIAARHLWFTNEELKSFYICDACRNKLLEFHHFYCQIRQLYSGQPIVNENKLESVPTNADQIELKSLTIQPESVEVDEEILSDVNDDENDHEEPADATRNENSNEKLSEDQPSEEDPRLAITDEDIRIYCQMKCHICSEEFDYYEDLKAHCTREHDSKCYVYCCNTRLDRLDRVKDHILFHLKPDIFRCEKCDKNLTTKGNLSRHLKSAGHLFAEDQVFGCGFCTKKCPSQEMLNDHMQSHQKKTTIHKCDLCPKEFTTFARLACHMGMVHKSTDLPQSCKVCHKKFDSRETLNAHRASSRCFDPQLDDPTPEPSGRKCTICDEVFHRKAKYREHIALHAGQLLYACDFCGKPFRTSSTMQWHRRHKHPKEWKKLKLKPRYETAS, encoded by the exons ATGGAAAACACTTGCGGCTTTTGCGCTCACCAAGACCAGAGTGTCGTCGCGCTTCAAGAAGATTACTCCACCGGAAATCCATCCATCGTAAATATAGCGGCAAGGCACCTTTGGTTTACG AACGAAGAACTAAAATCATTCTATATCTGCGATGCCTGTCGGAACAAGCTCCTAGAATTTCATCACTTTTACTGCCAAATAAGACAGCTCTACTCTGGACAACCGATAGTAAACGAAAACAAGTTGGAATCCGTTCCAACAAACGCTGACCAAATTGAACTTAAATCACTTACTATACAACCAGAGTCAGTGGAAGTAGATGAAGAAATTCTATCCGATGTTAATGACGACGAAAATGACCACGAAGAACCCGCCGATGCAACACGAAACGAAAATTCAAATGAAAAGCTTTCCGAAGATCAGCCAAGTGAGGAAGACCCGCGCCTAGCAATCACCGATGAAGATATTCGCATCTACTGCCAAATGAAATGTCACATCTGCTCGGAAGAGTTCGATTACTACGAAGATCTGAAGGCTCATTGCACCCGAGAGCACGACTCGAAGTGCTACGTGTATTGCTGTAACACTCGTCTAGATAGATTAGATAGGGTTAAGGATCACATACTTTTTCATCTTAAGCCGGACATTTTTCGCTGCGAAAAGTGCGACAAAAACCTCACTACAAAAGGTAACCTTAGTCGACACTTGAAGAGTGCTGGTCACCTGTTCGCGGAAGATCAGGTTTTCGGATGTGGCTTTTGCACAAAAAAATGTCCCAGCCAGGAAATGTTGAACGATCATATGCAATCTCACCAGAAGAAAACCACCATTCACAAGTGCGACTTGTGCCCGAAAGAATTCACTACGTTTGCCAGGCTTGCCTGTCACATGGGAATGGTTCACAAATCAACTGATTTACCGCAAAGCTGTAAGGTTTGCCATAAGAAGTTCGATAGCCGAGAAACTCTCAACGCCCATCGTGCTTCCAGCCGGTGTTTCGATCCCCAACTAGATGACCCCACACCGGAACCGAGTGGACGAAAGTGTACGATTTGCGACGAAGTATTTCACCGAAAAGCGAAATACAGGGAACACATCGCACTCCATGCTGGACAACTTTTGTACGCATGCGATTTCTGCGGTAAGCCATTTAGAACCTCAAGCACCATGCAGTGGCATCGGAGGCATAAGCACCCGAAAGAGTGGAAAAAGCTAAAGTTGAAGCCTCGGTATGAGACAGCAAGCTAA
- the LOC109399132 gene encoding methylglutaconyl-CoA hydratase, mitochondrial produces the protein MLLKFAKTLPILPQTSAFAANCIRPLSTTRRSFSTTDINARQELQLTYLTEDDKQGIAVLGLNRAKARNSFSRSLVDHLLESIEVLAHDKNVRVVILRSLVPGIFCAGADLKERATMTQQDVGRFVTKLRLMMTNIEQLPAPVIAAIDGPALGGGLEMALACDMRVVTSNVKLGLVETKLGIIPGAGGTQRLPRILNPAIAKELIFTARQISGEEAKSLGIANYAVTPNEDGDAAFQKALELAMEIVPNGPVGVRMAKKAIDKGLQVDLATGCAIEEACYAQIIPTKDRLEGLKAFAEKRKPKFVGE, from the exons ATGTTGTTAAAATTCGCCAAAACCCTGCCGATTCTACCTCAAACGTCCGCTTTCGCGGCGAACTGCATCCGGCCACTGTCCACCACCAGGCGCAGCTTCTCCACAACAGATATCAACGCACGCCAAGAACTACAG CTCACCTATCTCACCGAGGACGACAAGCAGGGCATCGCCGTCCTTGGACTAAATCGTGCGAAAGCTCGAAACTCTTTCAGCCGCTCGCTGGTAGATCACCTGCTAGAATCCATCGAAGTGCTTGCTCACGATAAGAATGTCCGAGTGGTCATTCTGCGCAGTTTGGTACCGGGAATTTTCTGTGCTGGTGCCGATTTGAAGGAACGGGCCACCATGACCCAACAGGACGTGGGACGGTTCGTAACCAAgttgcgtctgatgatgaccaaTATCGAACAGCTGCCCGCTCCGGTTATTGCGGCCATCGATGGCCCAGCCCTGGGAGGAGGATTGGAGATGGCACTGGCTTGcgatatgcgggttgtgaccagcAATGTCAAGTTGGGACTGGTTGAAACCAAGCTGGGAATAATTCCCGGAGCCGGTGGAACTCAACGTCTTCCGAGAATCTTGAATCCGGCGATTGCCAAGGAGTTGATCTTCACAGCTCGCCAGATCTCCGGGGAGGAGGCCAAGTCGTTGGGGATTGCTAACTATGCTGTGACGCCGAACGAAGATGGGGATGCTGCATTCCAGAAAGCCCTGGAGTTGGCCATGGAGATTGTTCCAAACGGGCCGGTTGGAGTGAGGATGGCCAAAAAAGCGATCGATAAGGGACTTCAGGTTGATCTGGCCACTGGATGTGCCATTGAGGAGGCTTGCTACGCGCAGATCATTCCCACCAAGGATCGACTGGAAGGGTTGAAGGCGTTTGCGGAGAAGCGCAAACCAAAATTTGTTGGAGAATAA
- the LOC109399117 gene encoding phosphomannomutase, with the protein MMKRSVVHTRMNLIRLRSGYKIRFVATAFCATTSKAVHTSNTCRRKMDLKRDEILLLFDVDGTLTRPRVKIDDDFKEFLYKKVQPRATIGLVGGSDLEKMFEQLSGREIMEKFDYVYPENGLIQYEKGVEVGRVSVAQHLGEDVLKRFINFVLKYFSELDIPIKRGTFVEFRTGMLNVSPIGRNCSAKERQEFFEYDNKYQIRQQMINVLKKEFSDIDLTYSIGGQISFDVFPNGWDKTYCLRHATKGTNFKEIHFFGDKTDPGGNDHEIFADPRTIGHKVTSPEDTKRQLMELLKIE; encoded by the coding sequence ATGATGAAGCGCTCAGTAGTACATACACGTATGAACCTTATCAGATTACGAAGCGGATATAAAATTCGCTTCGTTGCCACTGCGTTCTGCGCTACGACCAGTAAGGCCGTCCATACAAGCAATACGTGTCGGAGAAAGATGGATCTGAAGCGGGACGAGATTCTACTGCTGTTCGACGTCGACGGAACGCTGACCAGACCGCGCGTCAAGATCGACGATGACTTCAAGGAGTTTTTGTACAAGAAGGTTCAACCGAGGGCCACCATCGGACTGGTGGGAGGATCCGATCTGGAGAAGATGTTCGAACAGCTGAGCGGACGGGAGATTATGGAAAAGTTCGACTACGTCTATCCGGAGAATGGATTGATTCAATACGAGAAAGGAGTGGAAGTTGGGCGGGTGTCAGTGGCGCAGCATTTGGGAGAAGATGTTCTGAAAAGGTTCATCAATTTCGTGTTGAAATACTTCTCGGAATTGGACATTCCGATTAAGAGGGGAACTTTTGTCGAGTTTAGGACCGGGATGTTAAACGTAAGTCCTATTGGGCGGAACTGTTCGGCGAAGGAGCGACAAGAGTTTTTCGAATATGACAACAAATACCAAATAAGACAACAAATGATCAATGTTCTCAAGAAGGAGTTCAGTGATATCGATTTGACGTACAGTATCGGCGGTCAAATCAGTTTCGACGTGTTTCCAAACGGATGGGACAAGACGTACTGCTTGCGGCATGCAACGAAGGGTACCAACTTCAAAGAGATTCACTTTTTCGGAGATAAAACCGATCCCGGCGGTAATGATCATGAAATTTTTGCTGATCCTAGAACGATTGGACACAAGGTAACATCGCCTGAGGATACCAAACGACAACTGATGGAACTGCTTAAAATCGAATAG